Below is a window of Fibrobacter sp. UWR2 DNA.
GGACAACACGTTCCCGACCCCGATTCTCTGCCGCCCGATTGATTTCGGCGTAGACATCGTGACGCATTCCACCACCAAGTACATGGACGGTCACGCGATGGCCGTGGGTGGCTGCATTGTGGATAGCGGTAACTTTGACTGGGAAGCCCATCACGACAAGTTCAAGGGCCTCACCGAACCGGACCCGAGCTACCACGGCCTTGCCTACACGAAGGCTTTCGGCAAGGGTGCCTTCATCACGAAGGCTACGGCACAGCTCATGCGCGACCTCGGCAGCATCCAGGCTCCGCAGAACGCATTCCTCCTGAACGTTGGCCTCGAAACGCTTCATCTCCGCATGCCGCGTCATTGCGAAAACGCTCTCGCCTGCGCGAAGTTCCTGCAGAACCACCCGAAGGTGGCCTGGGTGGACTATGCGGGCCTCGAGGGCAACAAGTACTATGACCTCGCCCAGAAGCAGTTTAAGGGCGGGCTCCCGTGCGGCGTCTTGACGTTTGGTATCAAGGGTGGCCGCGAAAAGAGCATCCAGTTCATGGACAGCCTCAAGATGATCTGCATCGTGACCCACGTGGCCGACGCCCGCAGCTGCGTGCTGCACCCGGCAAGCCACACGCACCGCCAGCTCAGCGATGAACAGCTCATCGAGGCCGGCGTTGCTCCGGACCTGATCCGCTTCAGCGTGGGTATCGAGAACGTCGAAGACATCATTGCCGACCTCACGCAGGCCCTCGACAAGGTGTAAAAAAGATCCCCGCCGGAGCCTGTCCTCACGGAGGTGAGGGCGGGGATGACAAGTATAAGCCGGGACGGATGTTCCGGCTTTTTTTTTATTGCAAGGGTTACGCCCTCTTTTGTCGTTTATTTCACGCCGTTTGCCTTGTAGTACTGTACGTCTTTCAGTACCTCGTCTACCCACGAGCTCTTGAGCGGGCTCTTGCGCCATTCGCTGTGCATGGTCTGCATGTCGTGAATGGGGTAGAACGTGGCGACCGCATCTTCGGTTGTCTTTGCGGTGTCGAGCGCGACCTTGAGTTTTTGCGCGCCGATGAAGATCTGTTCGAGGCCTTCGCCCGAATCCAGTGCGAGCAATCCCTTTTCGCGGTTGCTGGCTTCGTAGTTGAAATCGAAATCCGAGATGTGGCGTGTAATCGACATGAGGAGAGCGGCATCCGTGCTTTCGCGGATACCTGCCTCAGTGGCGGGCAGAGCGCATAGCTGCTCATTGCTCCACGGGTTTCCTTTGTACGTGATGGCGAGCTCGTGGTTCTCGCCACGGCTTGTCATGTTCAGGGTGTACCTGCCGCCGAGCCTTTTGCGTACGCCCTTCATGATGTTGATGGTGCGGTTCCTGAACTGCTTGTAACCATCGAACGATACTTTGAGCGTGTCGTTCAGTTGTACGAGCCTTGCGGTAGTGGCCCTGTTGACAATCTCGTAATATACGCCCAAGATGGCGGGTAGCATGTATGCGAGTTCCGGTTGCGGCTCGGCGAGGTCGCAGTTCGAATCGATGGTGATTACGCTCTGCTTTGCAAGTTCATCGACAAGCGTATGCGAGTAGTCGTAGAATATCGCGCGGGTATCGAGTTGCTCGGTGGTGGATTCGGTTTGGAACAGGAATGCGGCTACAATTGCTGCGACCATGACAGGCGGGAGTATTGCCGCGACCTTCACCTTCGGGCTGCGCCAGAGCGTCTTGAACATCAGGCGACCTTTCTTTGTCCTGATGAACAGGACAAGGATGCAGGCGAGGATGCAGAGCCAGAACGATATGAGAATCGCGATTACCACACGAGCAATATAAATTCTATTTTATGGGCTATGATGGATTCTTTGAAAAATGTTGTTGTAATTGGCGACCGTATCTTGATTAAACCCCTCGAAGCGTCGAACCGCACGGGTAGCGGGCTCTACCTGCCCCCGAGCGTGAAGGACCACGACGCGGTGCATACGGGCCTCGTGATGCGCGTGGGCCCGGGTTACCCTGTACCCGTGGCGCGTGACCCGGATTCCATCTTTACCGGCGAGAACAACGACCAGGTGAATTACGTGCCCTTGCAGGTGCGCGAGGGCGACGAGGCGCTCTACCTGCAGGCGAGCGGCACCGAGATAGAAATCAACGGCGAGAAGTACGTGATTGTCGGGCAGAACGCCATTCTGCTCGTGCTCAGGAACGAGATTCCTGATAGTATCGACGCTATCTAGCCTGCCCGGAGGGCGGCCTACTGCCCCTTGCTCGAAAGCATTTCGTCGGCTTCCTTGATTTTCCCGATAATCGTCGCGGTGGTATCGAAGATTCCCTTGATGGTATTTAGGATTTCGTCGAACAGTACCTGGTTGCAGAACAGTTCGCACCTGTTCTTTTTCAGGTCGCGGTAAATGTCGCGCAGTTGCATCAGGTTCTGCGATTCCTTGGCCATCGTGTCGTTGATCTCTTTGCGGATGAGCTCGGCTTCGGCCTTCTTTTTGGCGATGACGTTCGGATCGTTCTCGATGAGGATATACGTGGGGAGTGTCGCGTAGTCTTCGAACTTGCCCGGCTTGAATGAGGGGCTGTTCGCCCTGATGGTGTTCGTGCGAAGCCCGACGCCCTTGATAGAGGAATCGATGGCGACGCTGCAGCTCGTGGTGTTGTGGAAGTTGCAGCGGATACGCTTTTCGACCTGGCGCAGTTCGTTGTACGGGTTGAAATCCTCTTCGGTTTCGATATAGCGCAGCGGTACGTAAATCGGGGTGGATTCACCGGCAATGTTTATTTTGTACGAAACGCAGGTTTCGCCCGCATACTCGCGTGTGTCGTAACTGTTGTTAGTTGTGAAGAGTATTCGCTTGATACGGCGTAGCAGGTCGTCGGCGTCGTAGCGCTTTTCGAGCGTTTCGGGAATATCCTTGAGCAGGATTTCCACGGCGATTTTCTTGTAGCCGTCGGTGAGAATGTTGTTCGTAATGGTACGGCCCCAGATGCCGGTCCCAAGGAACGAGGTGTCCATCAGGCTTGTTTCGGTGCGCCCGTTGAAGAATGCGGCTGCCTTGGCGAGTTGACTCAGTACGAGCCACTTTTTGATGGAAACATAGATGTTGTTCTTGTCGCAGAGGTCGGCGAGCTTGCCTATCATGGAAAGTGAATCTTGTGAGAAGTTCACCTTGCGGATTTCGGGTGCCCATTTTTTGAACTCGTCCTTTGTGATGGTGAGTTCGGGGTTGATGTTTGTCGCCGTGACATCTTCGGGATTGGTGAGTAGCGAGCAGAGGCCCGCCGGCGAAATGCTATCGGGCAGGCAAACCGTGAGTGCAAGTTTGTCAATAATGTCACCGCGGGTAAGGGCGACTTCGGGGCGGATGTCGCCAGAGACAATGAGCGGAGTGCCGTCGCGGTCCTGGAGTGCAATCTGCACCCAGTTTTTCATGTTCTCGTTGCTCGGGTCGTAGCTCTGGAAAACGACAATGTCATACTCGCTGAGTTTGGCGGGGACTTCTTGCTGGCGACGGCCGACCTTGAGTGCCTTCGCGTTCTTGAATGCAGCGATGAGCCTGTCGAGAACAATGGCCTTACCCGAGCCGGAGCGGCCATAGATGTAGAACGGTTCACCGATTATCATGGTGAGGAAGGCGAGCTGGATGCAGTACTCGCGTTCCGGAATACCGACTGCAAGTTCGTCCATCAGGTTGGTAATGCGCTGCTTTAAGGTCATTTTTGGTCCTTCTTTCGCAATGAATACCTTCAAATAATAAAAAAATAATATTCGGACTAGAGCCCGAGCAGTCCGGCGATAGTCGCCTTCGCGGTTTCTGGAACCATTACCTGCTGGTATGCCACGTAAACGTCGGGATTGTTCCGTATATCGCGGTGGAGGCGCGCGGCATCCTTTTCTGTGATGATGACGGGTTTCCCTCGGGCGAGAAGGTTGTTGATAGTTTGTTCAAAATTCCCGTCGTGGTCGGGGCGACGGATGATATCTTGTGAATGTATTCCGTTGGCCTCGAGGTCCCGCACGAAGCGGTTGCTCTCTCCGATGCCACAGGCGATAGCCGCGTCTGGGTGCTGTTCCGGATTGAAGGAGGCTCCACTTCCGTTTACGATGCGCTCGATTTCGAAGCGGATGTCCGCGCCGCATCTGAGGGCGAGTGCGGGTTCATCGTGGTCGGCGGGCAGGCTCCTGCACTTGCCGGCGGGCAGCAGGTCGGCTATACCAGCGGGCGGTTCGCCCCAGTCGAGCCTGATGGTCGTGGCGCCCGTGAGTCGCGTGTCCTCGAATCCGTCGTCACAGATGATGTAGTCGTAATCGCGGTCGATTTCGTGCGCGGTCTTGTAACGGTTGGAGGTCGCGATTACGCGCACCTGCGACACGCCCGCAAACTTTTGCCGGAGCATTGTTGCTTCGTCCGGCGCCTTGCAATGGCACAGGATGGCGATGTGCGGAACTTGCCTGGAATTCGAACTGATAAACTGCGCGAGCCATGCGACAAACGGTGTCTTGCCTGCGCCCCCTGCGAGGTAGCTCCCGACTACGATAAGCTGCGCGTGCGAAAGCGGCTGGCCTTCGCGCAGACAAATGCGGTGATGGAACTTGAATACGATGTAGTATATGCCGGCAAGGACGAGGAGCAGGAAACGGAGTAGCATAGGATGCGCCCCCTAGTCCCAGATTAAAGGCAGTTGCGCTTCTGTTGCAAGAAGAGGTCTGCAAGCACGAGCGCAGCCATACTCTCGACAATTACGGGAGCGCGGACGGCGACGCAAGGGTCGTGGCGACCCTTGGCGGCGAGTTCGCCGTTTTCGCCATTCTTGCTGGCTGTCTTCTGCGACTGCGAAATCGTCGCCGTTGGCTTGAACGCAAGCCTGCATTCGATATCGGCGCCATTGCTGATGCCGCCGACGCTTCCGCCCGCGTTGTTTGTGCGGGTGCGGAACTTGCCATCTTCAAAATAAATTTCGTCGTTGTGTTCGCTGCCGCGCATTCTCGCCGCAGCAAAGCCGCTCCCGATTTCGAAACCCTTGCAGGCCGGTATGCTGAGCATCGCCTGCGCAAGCAGCGCATCGAGCCTGTCGAACACCGGTTCGCCGAGTGCCACGGGGACATTGTGAGCGACGAGGCGGACCGTGCCGCCGACACTGTCGCCGTTCTTCTTCGCGTCGAGAATCTCGGCTTCCATCTTGGCGCTTGCCGCTTCGTCGGGGCAGCGGACAATCGATGCCTCTACTGCTTCGTGTGTGAGTGTACCCGCATCGATTTTCGGGCAGTCCACCTTGCCGACGGAATCCACCCAGGCGATAAATTCCGTGCCGGCCACCTGCTTCAGGAATTTCATCGCGACAGCACCGGCACAAACGCGCCCGATGGTCTCGCGTGCGGAACTCCTTCCGCCGCCACGGTAGTCGCGGAACCCATACTTCAGGTCGTAACACAGGTCGGCATGGCCGGGGCGGTACCACTTGGCAATTTCGGAGTAATCGCCGCTATGCTGGTCCTCGTTGAACACGACGAACGAGATGGGCGTGCCTGTTGTCTTG
It encodes the following:
- a CDS encoding tetraacyldisaccharide 4'-kinase, translating into MLLRFLLLVLAGIYYIVFKFHHRICLREGQPLSHAQLIVVGSYLAGGAGKTPFVAWLAQFISSNSRQVPHIAILCHCKAPDEATMLRQKFAGVSQVRVIATSNRYKTAHEIDRDYDYIICDDGFEDTRLTGATTIRLDWGEPPAGIADLLPAGKCRSLPADHDEPALALRCGADIRFEIERIVNGSGASFNPEQHPDAAIACGIGESNRFVRDLEANGIHSQDIIRRPDHDGNFEQTINNLLARGKPVIITEKDAARLHRDIRNNPDVYVAYQQVMVPETAKATIAGLLGL
- a CDS encoding co-chaperone GroES family protein, giving the protein MMDSLKNVVVIGDRILIKPLEASNRTGSGLYLPPSVKDHDAVHTGLVMRVGPGYPVPVARDPDSIFTGENNDQVNYVPLQVREGDEALYLQASGTEIEINGEKYVIVGQNAILLVLRNEIPDSIDAI
- a CDS encoding O-acetylhomoserine aminocarboxypropyltransferase/cysteine synthase family protein, translating into MSKIETLCIQGGWQPKNGEPRVLPIYQSTTFKYETTNDMADLFDLKASGYFYTRLQNPTNDAVANKIAALEGGVAAMLTSSGQAANFYAVFNICEAGDHFISTSAIYGGTSNLFSVTMKKLGIECTFVDQDASDEEIEKAFRPNTKCLFGETVANPAGKILDLKRFADIAHKHGVPMIVDNTFPTPILCRPIDFGVDIVTHSTTKYMDGHAMAVGGCIVDSGNFDWEAHHDKFKGLTEPDPSYHGLAYTKAFGKGAFITKATAQLMRDLGSIQAPQNAFLLNVGLETLHLRMPRHCENALACAKFLQNHPKVAWVDYAGLEGNKYYDLAQKQFKGGLPCGVLTFGIKGGREKSIQFMDSLKMICIVTHVADARSCVLHPASHTHRQLSDEQLIEAGVAPDLIRFSVGIENVEDIIADLTQALDKV
- the aroC gene encoding chorismate synthase, yielding MSSTFGKIFSVTTWGESHGPAVGAVLDGCPAGIPLTEDDVQVMLDRRRPGQNKTTTARDEKDKVKILSGVFEGKTTGTPISFVVFNEDQHSGDYSEIAKWYRPGHADLCYDLKYGFRDYRGGGRSSARETIGRVCAGAVAMKFLKQVAGTEFIAWVDSVGKVDCPKIDAGTLTHEAVEASIVRCPDEAASAKMEAEILDAKKNGDSVGGTVRLVAHNVPVALGEPVFDRLDALLAQAMLSIPACKGFEIGSGFAAARMRGSEHNDEIYFEDGKFRTRTNNAGGSVGGISNGADIECRLAFKPTATISQSQKTASKNGENGELAAKGRHDPCVAVRAPVIVESMAALVLADLFLQQKRNCL